agtggccaagtgccagaataggcgcatcttccagatgtgccttttctggggtggctgggggcaggtgtttttagccagtggggggccaataaccgtggaccctctccaggctattaatatctgccctcagtcactggctttactactctggcggagaaaattgcgcgggagcccacgccaattttttccgccatttaaccctttaatttagtagatagaacagccaaattttgcatatacacactactaacagtagtgtggaatatgcaaaaaaaagggggatatgacatggtttactgtatgtaaaccatgtcacaaatcctgtcgggtttaggaaggagatagcaaaagccggtaattgaattaccggctttaaagcgatcttgcgctggaagaaatatttatttatatatatatatatatatatatatatatatatatatatatatgtgtttcactgacatatttatatatatatatatatatatatatatatacccctattctatgtgtacacatttattctacctattcttctgtaagctgtcagtgtgattttactgtacaccgcactgaattgccggcttttctctctaacaccgctgcgtatttctcgcaagtcacactgctggtccgtgtgtgatccgtatttttcaggcttccatagactttcattggcgtatttcttgcgcagtacggtgacaaacgcagcatgctgcgattttctacggccgtagaaagccgtataatacggatcagtaaaatacggcagataggagcaggggcatagagaataattgtgccgtttgttttgcgagttttacggacatattttctgcgctcatacgtccgtaaaactcgcaagtgtgatggcggccttaggagggttaatcctattgacagattccctttaagcaatagCCTAAGTTTGGTAAATTTATAATTTTTGTAATTACTGATCAAAATTTTCAAAAATATGAATCTTTGTTATACTCAATTAACTAATGTTGCTTTCTTTACAGTGTTACACAGCCAGTGCCTGAATCTAACAGCAGCGATTGGTGCAACCATTTAAGTGGCGCAATCCTGTTGTGGCTTCTGTTCAGGCACCTATCAACCGCCTGAGAATCTTTGATGCCAATGATTTGCTTTGGCATCTGGGGCCTGCAGAATGCTGCCATATTGGCGTTCATATGAGGCTCTGTCAAAGGCTGGGCTTCATAAGAGATTCTGATTTTTTACTATATGCTGCATTATTGAAGTATTGCATTATAGAGGACAAGGGATTAAACTGTTACAGGTTTAAGTCCTCTTGTGAGAGTAAAAAATAAAGTGAAATGTAACCTATGAggcaaaaaaaaatatgaaatgccCAAATTGCCATTTTTCAGTCATcactaggattgagcgaaacggatcgttcattttcaaaagtcgccgacttttggcaaagtcgggtttcatgaaacccgacccgatccctgtgtggggtcggccatgcggtacgcgactttcgtgccaaagtctcgTTTcgcatgacgcgcttggcgccattttttcagccaatgaaggagcgtgggcagagtgatgacataggtcttaggggcgtggatgcctattgtcatcttgtcgcttgtgcgctgtagcgatctgaaatgtgtaacaccagcttttcgagagagagagaaaaaaaaaaataaaaaaattaaaaaaaataatcccattgactttgcattgggtttcgtgtttcggtcgatccccgactttacgccataatcggccgatttcactcgactcgactttagagatagtcgggtttcgcgaaacctgactcgaccctaaaaaagtaaaagtcgctcaaccctagtcatcacatcTCCCTCAACAAATATAATCAAAAAAATCAAACTGTCATAAGTAGCAAAATGGTACAAATGACAAATCTACAGCTCTATCAATGGAAAATTAgaattatgagtagtgttgagcattccgatactgcaactatcgggtatcagccgatattcgctgtatcggaattcagataccgagCTCTGATACTTCtgcgatatcggatactggaatcggaagttcccatagtgtaaTGATGCACTATAATTGAGTGTGGGTGGGGTCtgcgcgggcctgctgggggtctgtgcgggctgccgggggtctgtgccgggctgccgggggtctgtgcgggcctgccgggggtctgtgtgggcctgccggggctctgtgtgggctgccgggggtctgtgcgggatgattattagccggatgataggactactactgtcccatcattggctaatgtgtcaatcactgtcactgtagcaggcatcgtctgatgggacttgtagtcccatcggacgatgtctgcacacacgcacagagccccggcaggcccgcacagagccccggcagacccgcacagagccacggcaggcccgcacagagccccggcagcccacatagacccccggcagaaccgtacagacccccggcagcccgcacagagccccagtaggcccgcacagaccccgcccgcacacacagacatgcacagtgtccgcccacgcaccgcccacactcttcctccgtaacaggatgtagaaggacagaaagggcttatttacattccgatatttgtgtcccattgacttgcattggtatcggtatcggcgatatctgacattttttggatatcggccgatccaatccgatacttctggatatcagaaggtatcgctcaacactagttatgagtcTTGGAAATAAGCGACACAAAGCCACAAGTAATAGAAAAAAACCTATGTAAGGCTGGCTTTgcaataattgtactgacctggagatgtTACAAAGTCGTGTTTATTCACTATGCACTTTGTAAAAATGAAACAAACACAATGTCAGAATCGCATTTATTTTTactatttcacctcacttggaattttttcctcttttccagtacattatacgataaaataaatgatgtcattTGAAAACTACAACTTGTCAAAATAAACCCTCATACGGTTATGACggtggagaaattaaaaaaaaaaaatatggctcttgtAAAAAGagatggaaaaaaaaagcacaaaaacactGATTGCACCCTTTAGGTGTTAAGATCTTATACTTTAGCGTCACATACGGTATCTAGTCTAGACAGTGTAGTTAAAGGGGGATTGCTAGCTACATTATGCTAAAGTAGTAACAGACATGCAGATCAAAGTTGTGAGGACAAACAGCGATAAATTATACATGTTAaaatataaggttttttttttttactaattctaAATTATGTAACTATTACAGTCATCCttgactataaggctatgtgcacacgtagaatggtccactgccgatttgataaatccgcagggcaaaaacacagcgtttttcctgtggatttattgcggatttaccacggtttttgtgcgaatgccactgtggttttacacctgctgctttctattatggagcaggtgtaaaaccactgcggattccgcagaaagaagtgacatgctgcggaatgtaaactgctgcttttccgtgtgtttttttccgcagcatgggcacagcgtttttggtttcccataggtttacattgtactgtaaactcatgggaaactgctgcagatccgcatcaaaatccgcatcgtgtgcacataggctAACACTTATGGCCTATCCATTTGGTAACTATTAGTATTTTCTCAAACAAGATTAGATGAGATCTGAAGATCTGGAGTGCTAATAACATTAGACTGTTTCTCACTTGCAAGTCTCAGCAAGTAACTGATGACCATGTCTTTAGccttgtttgtttccatgttttgctCTCGTGACAACTGCATGCTTATCTGCTGGATGTTGTTCATGATGACCTCCGAGTTCATGATATGGTTTGTAGATGCGCTGCAGCTTATGTCCATCATGTACTGCTTATAGAGCTCAATAACCTTTTTTTCCAAGTATTCATTGAGAACTGAATTCGACATTGGTTGCTCATGGTTGATGATGCTCTTATCTTTATCACTGTATACTTTCCACGAATAACGTTTGCTACCTTTTTTGGTGATATTGGCTTGAACACCTAAAGATTCCATGTTAGATGGAATCTCAGAAGATTGCAAAAATGGGCCCTCACAAAATTCAAAGCTGCTATTACTAGTGAAATCACTCATGGTTGAGTTGATGGCCATCACCTGGTCCCCAGCTACATGCAAGTCATTATAGTCCCTACAGATATGTTGGCAAGATGACGGAACCAAATAGGTCTCTTTATTCAAGCTTGAATTCCCACTTATGCTCTGAGTTGGTGATTTTTCACTTTCATACATCAAGCCTTCTGCTATTTCCTGGATATTGTTCTCAGCCTCTCTTGTTTTTTGATATTTGGGCTTTTCAAATGAACCAAATTTCCTGAAAATCCTTCTGCTTCGTGTTTCCTGTGCAGACAAATAATT
The Ranitomeya imitator isolate aRanImi1 chromosome 3, aRanImi1.pri, whole genome shotgun sequence genome window above contains:
- the TASL gene encoding TLR adapter interacting with SLC15A4 on the lysosome, whose translation is MLSEGYLCKIQAQYDNGMSMLHRKNGTKGPKEVAGVCTINYLSAQETRSRRIFRKFGSFEKPKYQKTREAENNIQEIAEGLMYESEKSPTQSISGNSSLNKETYLVPSSCQHICRDYNDLHVAGDQVMAINSTMSDFTSNSSFEFCEGPFLQSSEIPSNMESLGVQANITKKGSKRYSWKVYSDKDKSIINHEQPMSNSVLNEYLEKKVIELYKQYMMDISCSASTNHIMNSEVIMNNIQQISMQLSREQNMETNKAKDMVISYLLRLASEKQSNVISTPDLQISSNLV